In Chitinophaga nivalis, a single genomic region encodes these proteins:
- a CDS encoding DUF5977 domain-containing protein produces the protein MKQFFLYCWLLLAPGSYLYSQDIQHDLNVNIARNEFKAKQVIPPGPEASSLGQYGNLPMNLFTGVPNIHIPLYELKGNSLTLPLSLSFNTTGFKPAETASWIGLNWSLNAGGVISRSVMGNPDTQDNYYQNDSMLPIPPFNDRFALFDYHTDLRKGIKDAQPDYYYYNFMNYTGKYQIRPNGIVLKKTKNDLAFTHNGGGDASITDENGNVYIFTDTENTRMVLSDDAEPDGPSVLNYTFPSAWFLSSVTAADGNERLTFEYYTTTAEQPVFQNSRKNESVTYTTYTRGNISNSATESYTATPPEIHIQRKYLKRINLIRGGQTIAYIDVISSTGRSDAGFTEDRFVQQLKVYNNINNRPSLIKHFVFHHSYYTNTANSVLKYRLRLDSIKEMAVNGTVTQPAWSFGYYDGGLMPDITTNGIDHWGFYNGAGNTSLVPNVKYGTVNVGKGANREPNENAAKFGCLERIKYPAGGFTTFEYEANMSAERKIGGVRIKAMRDYAIDKATTKVFEYQGGVTSRQFPKYDRETGYIDYSVSIEQPQIATYGKFTVSAGSIWGLGTLQGSHIGYSLVTEYLLDENTHQPLGKTVYQFRTGNLNAEDDVTAGDLEKKSVYDNAGKLLEETTNTYSYTSTESLNGLRTLYSSSQSSKTLYCKRIDANGIISYTRYGAAESPVNCVALRSYMADYQSDLFQLRCEAKDLVQTDFKALDKLSGKYLTRTVKYTYTTKHTLPILTAQYTTGGESILTRKKYAGDYIIPANADPVAKGIRLLQSKNMHTAAIEVMRFRQNSDSTNIRYLDAAYTVYSPGLPVPVADFRLETNAPFGTMQASGISAAGVFTADTRYKPFTAYRYNSTGNLVEQKKVNDYPTAYIWDYQSLLPVAAVSNADTATIAYTSFETDSNKDSHWIISAGTINTSTAFTGVRAYNLISGAQISKVNATAINKTLILTYWSKSGAIDVTQNGVAIALKSTGPILNGWRCFRHILPPGTLQIRLTATNAIIDELRLYPEEAQMQTYTYLPFIGTKDIVAANDLLTSYEYDGLSRLTNIRNYKGEILQNYIYNYGPGIPLTAPAITLYYNAAAEKEFTRNACPNGEPGKLTYQVSYGTYTSAISQVDADAKATADITANGQSYVNMNGPCWFYNDSISGIFKKQDCARDNPGLNYTYIVPARKHRSAISKAAADAMALEDLNMNGFDEAQLHGHCFCEGPFTKVINGICEKGVKQYTGTINEGYKKWKCTFVYRWSDGTYTAPLVEYQPEPCPVL, from the coding sequence ATGAAGCAATTTTTCCTTTATTGCTGGCTATTGTTAGCTCCGGGTAGTTATCTGTATAGCCAGGATATTCAACATGACCTCAACGTTAACATAGCCCGGAATGAATTCAAAGCAAAACAGGTTATACCGCCCGGTCCCGAGGCCTCTTCATTAGGACAATATGGCAATCTTCCCATGAACCTTTTTACAGGTGTACCTAACATCCATATTCCATTATATGAACTAAAGGGTAACAGTTTAACCTTACCCCTTTCCCTCTCGTTTAATACCACTGGTTTTAAACCGGCTGAAACAGCCTCCTGGATAGGGTTAAACTGGTCGCTGAATGCCGGCGGTGTAATAAGCCGGTCTGTCATGGGTAATCCGGATACGCAGGACAATTATTATCAAAATGACTCCATGCTTCCCATTCCGCCATTCAATGATCGTTTTGCCCTGTTCGACTACCATACCGATCTCAGAAAAGGAATCAAGGATGCGCAACCTGACTATTACTACTACAACTTCATGAACTATACCGGCAAATACCAGATCCGACCCAATGGGATTGTATTGAAGAAAACAAAAAACGACCTGGCCTTTACCCATAATGGCGGAGGTGATGCATCCATCACTGACGAAAATGGGAACGTGTATATATTTACCGATACGGAAAACACCCGTATGGTATTAAGTGATGACGCTGAACCAGACGGACCGTCCGTACTCAATTACACCTTTCCATCCGCCTGGTTTTTAAGTAGTGTAACCGCTGCTGATGGGAATGAACGACTTACTTTCGAGTATTATACCACTACTGCCGAACAACCCGTTTTTCAAAATTCCCGGAAAAATGAATCCGTCACCTATACCACCTATACACGAGGCAATATCAGCAATAGTGCTACTGAAAGCTACACCGCTACGCCACCTGAAATACATATACAGCGAAAGTATTTAAAACGTATTAACCTCATCAGAGGCGGGCAGACCATTGCCTACATAGATGTTATTTCATCCACAGGCAGGAGTGACGCCGGTTTTACGGAAGATCGGTTTGTACAGCAGCTCAAGGTATATAACAACATTAACAATAGACCTTCCCTGATAAAACATTTCGTATTCCACCATAGCTACTATACCAATACTGCCAATTCCGTTTTAAAATACAGGTTACGGCTGGATAGCATTAAAGAGATGGCCGTAAACGGAACCGTTACGCAACCTGCCTGGTCTTTTGGTTATTATGACGGTGGACTGATGCCGGATATTACTACCAACGGTATTGATCATTGGGGTTTCTATAATGGTGCGGGCAATACCAGTCTGGTGCCCAATGTAAAATACGGCACTGTTAACGTGGGAAAAGGAGCCAATAGAGAACCCAATGAAAATGCGGCTAAATTTGGCTGTCTGGAGCGGATCAAATATCCTGCAGGGGGTTTTACGACATTTGAATACGAAGCCAACATGTCGGCAGAACGAAAAATAGGCGGTGTACGCATAAAGGCGATGCGGGACTATGCCATTGATAAAGCCACCACCAAAGTATTTGAATACCAGGGAGGCGTAACCAGCAGGCAGTTTCCCAAATACGACCGGGAGACCGGCTATATTGACTACTCCGTTAGCATAGAACAGCCACAGATAGCTACCTATGGAAAATTTACGGTTTCAGCCGGTTCCATTTGGGGATTAGGCACGTTACAAGGAAGCCATATCGGTTATTCCCTTGTTACGGAATATCTCCTCGATGAAAACACCCATCAACCACTGGGCAAAACAGTTTATCAGTTTCGTACCGGCAATCTGAATGCAGAAGATGATGTAACAGCAGGTGATCTGGAGAAAAAATCTGTGTATGACAATGCGGGAAAGTTATTAGAGGAAACAACGAATACCTATAGCTATACCAGCACGGAGAGCCTGAATGGTCTCAGAACCTTATATTCTTCCAGTCAATCCAGTAAAACGCTCTATTGTAAAAGAATAGATGCAAATGGGATTATCTCCTATACCCGTTATGGTGCGGCAGAATCACCTGTTAACTGTGTAGCGCTGCGCAGTTATATGGCGGACTACCAATCGGATCTTTTTCAATTAAGGTGTGAAGCAAAAGATCTTGTTCAAACTGACTTTAAAGCGCTTGATAAGTTATCCGGAAAATACCTGACGCGAACCGTAAAGTATACTTATACAACTAAACATACTTTACCTATCCTTACCGCACAGTACACCACCGGCGGAGAAAGCATATTGACCAGAAAAAAGTATGCAGGTGATTACATTATTCCTGCCAATGCAGACCCTGTGGCCAAAGGCATAAGATTACTACAATCAAAAAACATGCATACTGCTGCCATCGAAGTAATGCGGTTCCGACAAAATTCCGACAGTACCAATATCCGTTATCTTGATGCAGCCTACACGGTATATAGCCCTGGCTTACCGGTACCCGTAGCTGATTTTCGATTGGAAACGAATGCGCCATTCGGAACGATGCAGGCATCCGGCATTTCTGCTGCCGGCGTATTTACAGCGGATACCCGATACAAACCTTTTACCGCCTATCGTTACAATAGCACCGGCAACCTGGTAGAACAAAAGAAAGTCAATGATTACCCCACGGCTTATATATGGGATTACCAGTCACTGTTGCCGGTTGCCGCTGTCAGTAACGCCGACACGGCCACCATTGCCTATACCAGCTTCGAAACAGATAGTAATAAGGATAGCCATTGGATCATTTCCGCCGGCACCATCAACACTTCCACTGCTTTTACAGGCGTCAGGGCTTACAACTTAATAAGCGGGGCACAAATCAGTAAGGTAAATGCAACCGCTATTAACAAGACACTGATATTAACGTATTGGTCTAAAAGCGGCGCTATTGATGTAACACAGAATGGAGTAGCCATTGCCCTGAAATCCACCGGTCCTATCTTAAATGGATGGAGATGTTTTCGGCACATACTTCCACCTGGTACTTTACAAATCCGGTTAACCGCTACCAACGCCATCATTGATGAATTGCGATTGTATCCGGAAGAAGCACAGATGCAAACCTATACCTATCTCCCCTTCATAGGTACGAAAGATATAGTGGCTGCCAATGACCTGTTAACCTCCTATGAGTATGATGGCTTGTCCAGATTAACGAACATCCGGAATTACAAAGGGGAAATCCTGCAGAACTATATATACAACTATGGGCCGGGTATTCCTTTAACGGCGCCGGCTATTACGCTGTACTACAATGCTGCCGCAGAAAAAGAATTCACCCGCAATGCCTGCCCGAATGGAGAGCCGGGAAAACTGACTTACCAGGTATCCTATGGTACTTACACATCGGCCATCAGCCAGGTGGATGCCGATGCGAAAGCCACCGCTGACATCACTGCAAACGGACAATCCTACGTAAATATGAATGGTCCTTGCTGGTTTTACAATGATAGCATCTCCGGCATATTTAAGAAACAAGATTGCGCCCGTGATAATCCGGGGCTTAACTATACCTATATCGTTCCTGCCAGAAAACACAGGAGTGCCATCAGTAAAGCAGCTGCCGACGCCATGGCATTAGAAGATCTGAACATGAATGGATTTGATGAGGCACAATTGCACGGACACTGCTTCTGTGAAGGGCCTTTTACAAAAGTAATTAATGGTATCTGCGAAAAAGGCGTCAAACAATATACCGGTACGATAAACGAGGGCTACAAAAAATGGAAATGCACGTTCGTCTATCGCTGGAGTGATGGCACCTATACTGCTCCCCTCGTAGAATATCAACCAGAACCTTGCCCTGTATTATAA
- a CDS encoding RHS repeat-associated core domain-containing protein, with protein MKSYRFIIIIFLTLLLRSAYSQVSTQHNFIHVTTVHSQGITNKSQVDALPPEKSNKSVSYFDGLGRLQQSTVIQNSPGKKDIIAPLEYDVYGRVVKQRLPYADLSATAPGSFRAGTYADQATFFSPANSTNPDVVKDNFPFEQQQLEFSPLNRSVEKGATGQTWQPGSGHTIKTGYAVNTAADAVKRWSIGYNADALPTSGNYQEGELYKNITTDEHGKQLIEFTDKEGKLILRKIQWANSPVNPHTDYLCTYYVYDDFNNLRFVIPPKAAAALSGTWSFNGLADVAAELCFSMEYDERGRLIRKKIPGAGLQEMVYDVRDRLVCSQDGNLKAKEQWLTRFYDSQNRITMTALYQSKATRAALQADLNTTPITAAIDFIFPGIADLVIATYNQEDKFEATNSVTFENGFDAGSPATFTADINPTLTAGTTTTNATATLTIDPKDLTPLTYTFYDHYNYTGALPLEPADLTKLQPGASTTAETVTTYSSMTHGMVTGTKRRILGTTQFLTSSIYYDDKGRQIQTVSDNINNGKDMISYLYDFEGKIISTYTHRKNPRSSTSPDTRVLTVFGFDHGSRPISIARQVNDAGTLKTTTQLRYNALGQLRTKILGNHLDSLVFDYNIRGWLLGANRNYVKTAAGNYFGYELGYDQATSIIAATNYTKPQFNGNISGAAWRSKGDPVARKYDFTYDNINRLTAADFNQQNTGTTAWSKTPTDFSVSGLTYDQNGNILSLQQKGLKGAGSQTIDSLKYGYIPNSNKLFFVTDRRNDPQSTLGDFKETANNESQDYAYDPNGNLKFDMNKQLAINNYNYLNLPDSITLLSKGYIEYTYDATGNKLRKKVTDVTGAGSVTITDYLEDCVFVKDTLQFIQTAEGRIRPVYKTGQPLSFVYDYFETDHLGNVRLVLTEQTDFTMYAATMETNQAATENQLFSNIEETRVEKPAGYPQDETTPENTSVARLQAKAGGKKIGPSLVLRVMAGDTIQIGVKAFYKSQDPVQQNEPIPAAVMLTDLIQTFGGASGENTQHGEAPSLNNTPFTLDFYNDQYQTLKETATDQHQQHQPKAYLNFVLFDDQFKLVASNSGVRQVKGTPDELQTLVVDKMPISKNGFLYVYTSNEAPQDIYFDNLIVGRVPSPVLEETHYYPFGLTMAGISSNALKGKNYPENQFKYNGQELQHKEFKDGTGLEMYDFGARMYDQQIGRWHNIDPLSDSSRKWSPYSYALNNPLKFIDENGKLPGLPPGSWFPGTFSGMKSFLKAALYATAATVAAPMNVYSYAEYTGNARDPQVKAAYSYKGKEALAETLINAAIGYAGNEIVAGLKGARNPVLAPTRVNPFSEGMAPKAKGDLGEALTKGVLEKQYPNAEILEQVQIKMDGAKMIADFVVIKERKVIGVFESKVDKSNLSNAQKLFYTDGDKGILTGTNAGEFVGKTIDPSKVKTTIFRWDSKTGLLFKSN; from the coding sequence ATGAAATCATATCGCTTTATCATTATCATATTCCTTACCCTATTGTTAAGGTCTGCCTACTCACAGGTAAGCACACAACATAATTTTATCCATGTTACAACGGTACATAGCCAGGGTATTACTAACAAGTCCCAGGTAGATGCCCTTCCACCGGAAAAATCGAATAAATCGGTCAGCTATTTTGATGGCCTTGGCAGACTACAACAGTCAACCGTTATTCAAAACAGCCCTGGTAAAAAAGATATCATCGCCCCCCTTGAATATGATGTTTATGGAAGAGTGGTGAAGCAACGATTGCCCTATGCTGATCTCTCTGCAACGGCACCCGGTAGTTTCAGGGCTGGTACTTACGCCGACCAGGCTACCTTTTTCAGTCCGGCTAATAGTACCAACCCCGACGTGGTGAAAGATAATTTCCCCTTTGAACAACAGCAGCTTGAATTCTCCCCCCTCAACAGATCTGTGGAAAAAGGAGCCACCGGACAAACCTGGCAACCAGGTTCCGGGCATACCATCAAAACAGGTTATGCGGTAAATACGGCAGCAGATGCCGTGAAACGCTGGTCCATTGGCTACAATGCAGATGCCCTCCCCACTTCCGGCAACTACCAGGAAGGGGAACTATATAAAAATATCACCACAGACGAGCATGGGAAACAACTCATAGAATTTACAGATAAAGAAGGGAAGCTGATACTGCGTAAAATACAATGGGCCAATTCTCCCGTGAATCCCCACACCGATTACCTATGTACCTATTATGTGTATGATGATTTTAATAACCTCCGTTTTGTCATCCCTCCGAAAGCAGCAGCAGCCCTGTCTGGCACCTGGTCATTCAATGGCTTGGCTGATGTAGCAGCAGAATTATGTTTTAGCATGGAATACGATGAACGTGGACGGCTGATCCGGAAGAAAATACCGGGAGCTGGACTCCAGGAAATGGTGTATGATGTACGGGACCGGTTGGTATGTTCTCAGGATGGCAACCTGAAAGCCAAAGAACAATGGCTGACCAGGTTTTATGATAGCCAGAACCGGATTACCATGACCGCCCTTTACCAATCCAAGGCTACCCGGGCGGCTTTACAGGCCGATCTCAACACCACTCCTATCACAGCTGCGATTGATTTCATCTTCCCGGGCATCGCCGACCTGGTTATCGCCACCTACAACCAGGAAGATAAATTTGAAGCCACCAACAGTGTGACTTTTGAAAATGGCTTTGACGCCGGCTCTCCAGCCACATTTACGGCAGACATCAACCCCACCCTTACGGCCGGTACTACCACCACCAATGCCACAGCCACACTGACAATTGATCCAAAAGATCTCACCCCATTAACCTATACCTTTTATGATCATTATAATTATACCGGCGCCTTACCACTGGAACCGGCAGACCTGACCAAACTACAGCCAGGTGCCAGCACCACTGCTGAAACAGTCACCACCTATAGCAGCATGACGCACGGCATGGTAACAGGTACCAAAAGACGTATCCTGGGTACTACCCAATTTCTTACCAGCAGTATTTATTATGACGACAAAGGCCGGCAGATACAAACCGTATCGGACAATATCAACAACGGCAAAGATATGATCAGCTACCTGTACGACTTTGAAGGCAAAATAATCAGCACCTACACACATCGCAAAAATCCACGCAGTAGTACCAGTCCGGATACACGGGTGCTGACCGTTTTCGGCTTTGATCATGGTAGTCGCCCTATCAGCATCGCCCGGCAGGTAAACGATGCGGGCACCCTGAAAACGACGACACAACTGCGTTACAATGCCCTCGGGCAGCTACGTACCAAAATACTGGGCAACCACCTCGATAGCCTGGTATTCGATTATAACATACGGGGCTGGCTGCTGGGCGCCAACCGGAATTATGTAAAAACAGCCGCCGGGAATTACTTTGGCTACGAGCTGGGATATGATCAGGCCACCTCCATCATCGCAGCTACCAACTATACCAAACCTCAGTTCAATGGTAATATCAGCGGCGCCGCATGGCGCAGTAAAGGGGATCCGGTAGCCCGGAAATACGACTTTACCTACGATAATATTAACCGGCTCACTGCGGCAGATTTTAATCAGCAAAATACCGGTACCACTGCCTGGAGTAAAACGCCCACAGATTTTTCCGTCAGCGGATTAACATATGACCAGAACGGAAATATACTATCCCTCCAGCAGAAAGGTCTAAAAGGCGCCGGCAGTCAAACGATTGACAGTCTCAAATACGGATACATCCCCAACAGCAATAAGCTGTTTTTTGTGACCGACCGGCGCAATGATCCGCAAAGTACCCTCGGCGATTTTAAAGAAACAGCCAATAACGAAAGCCAGGACTATGCCTACGATCCCAATGGCAACCTAAAGTTTGATATGAATAAACAGCTGGCCATTAATAACTATAATTACCTGAACCTGCCAGACAGTATCACCCTATTGAGTAAAGGCTACATTGAATACACCTATGATGCCACCGGGAATAAACTGCGCAAAAAGGTAACGGATGTTACCGGCGCGGGTAGCGTCACCATTACAGATTACCTGGAAGACTGTGTGTTTGTAAAAGATACCCTTCAATTCATCCAAACAGCCGAAGGGAGAATACGCCCGGTATATAAAACAGGGCAACCCCTCTCCTTCGTGTATGATTATTTTGAAACCGATCACCTGGGCAATGTACGACTGGTATTGACCGAACAAACTGACTTTACCATGTATGCCGCCACCATGGAAACCAATCAGGCGGCCACAGAAAACCAGCTATTCAGCAATATCGAAGAAACCCGTGTGGAGAAGCCCGCAGGCTATCCACAGGACGAAACGACACCCGAAAATACGTCCGTTGCGCGACTCCAGGCAAAAGCAGGTGGCAAAAAGATCGGCCCCTCCCTCGTGCTGCGGGTAATGGCCGGTGATACGATACAAATAGGCGTCAAAGCATTTTATAAATCGCAAGACCCCGTACAGCAAAATGAGCCCATCCCCGCTGCAGTCATGCTCACAGATCTCATACAGACATTTGGAGGCGCTTCCGGAGAAAATACGCAGCATGGTGAAGCGCCATCCCTCAATAATACCCCCTTCACGCTCGACTTTTACAACGATCAATATCAAACCTTAAAAGAAACAGCTACAGATCAACACCAACAGCACCAACCAAAGGCCTATTTAAATTTTGTATTGTTTGACGATCAGTTTAAATTAGTAGCATCCAATAGTGGTGTACGACAGGTAAAAGGAACCCCGGATGAATTACAGACGTTGGTGGTGGATAAGATGCCTATCTCAAAAAATGGTTTCTTATATGTTTACACCAGCAATGAAGCACCACAGGATATCTACTTTGACAATCTTATTGTAGGCAGAGTTCCTAGCCCGGTACTCGAAGAGACGCATTACTATCCGTTTGGGCTGACGATGGCAGGGATTAGTTCGAATGCGTTGAAGGGTAAAAATTATCCGGAGAATCAATTTAAGTACAATGGGCAGGAATTACAGCATAAGGAGTTCAAGGATGGTACAGGCCTGGAGATGTATGATTTTGGTGCCAGGATGTATGATCAGCAGATTGGGAGATGGCACAATATAGATCCGCTTAGTGATTCCTCCCGGAAATGGTCCCCATATAGTTATGCGCTGAATAATCCCCTAAAGTTCATTGATGAAAACGGTAAATTACCAGGGTTACCACCAGGTAGCTGGTTCCCGGGTACCTTCTCCGGAATGAAATCATTCCTGAAAGCAGCGCTGTATGCCACTGCCGCTACTGTGGCTGCTCCAATGAATGTTTATTCATACGCAGAGTATACTGGCAATGCCAGGGATCCGCAGGTAAAAGCAGCATATAGCTATAAGGGAAAAGAAGCCCTGGCAGAAACATTAATTAATGCCGCTATTGGATATGCGGGCAATGAGATTGTTGCCGGATTGAAAGGTGCCAGAAATCCTGTACTAGCTCCAACAAGAGTTAATCCATTTAGTGAAGGAATGGCTCCAAAAGCTAAAGGGGATCTAGGTGAAGCTTTAACAAAGGGGGTATTAGAAAAGCAATATCCGAATGCGGAAATTTTAGAACAGGTACAAATTAAAATGGATGGAGCAAAGATGATAGCAGACTTTGTAGTTATTAAGGAAAGAAAAGTAATCGGTGTATTTGAATCTAAAGTTGATAAATCCAATTTATCAAATGCACAAAAATTATTTTATACTGATGGAGATAAAGGTATTTTAACAGGTACCAATGCCGGAGAATTTGTTGGCAAAACAATTGATCCATCAAAAGTAAAAACAACCATTTTTAGATGGGACTCCAAAACAGGGCTATTATTTAAATCTAACTAA
- a CDS encoding SMI1/KNR4 family protein → MQPKLVECKNVGIKKTNIVMQEYIQLLEKNPPVDPNVLTVFLSQIDFTPPVDYIDFIKQYNGAEGKIGNNQYLKLWGVEELIDLNKDYEVDLYAAGYFIFGSNLGGTAYAFNKKESSIVTFEFIGMLMDDEAIFCGANFLEFLKYLHKESN, encoded by the coding sequence TTGCAACCCAAACTGGTGGAATGCAAAAATGTGGGAATTAAAAAAACAAATATAGTTATGCAAGAATATATTCAATTATTAGAAAAGAATCCTCCGGTAGATCCGAATGTATTAACTGTTTTTCTGTCACAAATTGATTTTACCCCTCCGGTAGACTATATTGACTTTATTAAGCAGTACAACGGAGCAGAAGGGAAAATAGGGAATAATCAATATTTAAAGTTATGGGGAGTTGAAGAGCTTATTGACTTAAACAAAGATTATGAAGTGGATCTTTATGCAGCAGGTTATTTTATCTTTGGTTCTAATTTGGGAGGAACAGCATATGCTTTCAATAAGAAAGAATCGTCAATAGTTACATTTGAGTTTATTGGAATGCTAATGGATGATGAGGCTATATTTTGTGGAGCGAACTTTTTGGAATTTTTAAAGTATTTACATAAGGAATCTAATTGA
- a CDS encoding class I SAM-dependent methyltransferase translates to MRLFAKRLLKQFALPVYLRMRGMYYHGNEVHCPCCNSSFSRFLPTGVNRRPAQCPRCRSNERDRALWLYLDRHPDFIRPGKKLLHIGPETLFYNRFKKVKGLHYTPADKFVKMFERCYPKDTLFLDIVDMPEIPDNTYDVILCSHVLEYIREDDQAMRELFRVLKPDGIAQIQVPIKPGLKVTHEDDTITTAAERAAVFGDPGHIRFYGADYESKLLAQGFETAFTPFPQLFAPAEIKRYGLVATDDFQLAKKSVAAVQLIQQIISCQLLWVPVLL, encoded by the coding sequence ATGCGACTTTTTGCAAAACGACTGCTGAAGCAATTTGCTTTACCTGTATACCTCCGCATGAGAGGTATGTATTATCATGGAAATGAGGTGCATTGCCCCTGCTGTAACAGTTCCTTCTCCCGGTTTTTACCTACTGGTGTAAACAGGCGACCGGCGCAATGTCCGCGTTGCCGGTCCAATGAACGCGACAGAGCGCTCTGGCTCTACCTGGATCGTCATCCGGACTTCATCAGACCCGGTAAGAAATTGCTGCATATCGGACCGGAAACGCTCTTTTACAATCGCTTTAAAAAAGTCAAAGGGCTGCATTATACACCGGCTGATAAATTTGTGAAGATGTTTGAACGTTGTTATCCAAAGGATACCCTGTTTCTGGATATCGTAGATATGCCCGAAATACCGGATAACACCTATGATGTTATTCTTTGTTCGCATGTACTGGAATATATCAGAGAAGATGATCAGGCCATGCGCGAATTATTCCGCGTATTAAAGCCAGATGGTATTGCCCAGATACAAGTACCCATAAAACCCGGATTAAAGGTGACCCATGAAGATGATACCATTACCACTGCTGCTGAAAGAGCCGCTGTTTTCGGTGACCCGGGACATATCCGTTTTTATGGGGCAGACTATGAAAGTAAATTACTGGCGCAGGGATTTGAAACGGCCTTTACTCCCTTCCCGCAATTGTTTGCTCCGGCTGAAATAAAACGATATGGCCTGGTCGCGACAGATGATTTCCAGCTCGCGAAAAAAAGCGTGGCGGCAGTGCAGCTGATTCAACAGATTATTAGTTGCCAGTTGCTGTGGGTGCCGGTATTGTTGTAA